In one Moritella sp. 5 genomic region, the following are encoded:
- a CDS encoding DUF1294 domain-containing protein, protein MLVWLGYSYLVLSIITLLVYGKDKWAAKRQGWRTPERTLHLLALFGGWPGALVGQKLFFHKKSKISFKRIFWLTVAGNVLIVFGIFQIDPSYVIVG, encoded by the coding sequence ATGTTGGTATGGTTAGGTTACAGTTATTTAGTATTGAGTATCATTACCCTATTAGTATATGGTAAAGATAAATGGGCGGCTAAACGGCAGGGATGGCGTACACCAGAGCGTACATTACACTTGTTGGCGCTGTTCGGTGGCTGGCCTGGTGCGCTCGTCGGGCAAAAACTATTTTTTCATAAAAAAAGTAAAATCAGTTTCAAACGTATTTTTTGGTTAACGGTTGCTGGTAATGTATTAATTGTATTCGGAATTTTTCAAATTGATCCGAGTTATGTGATTGTTGGTTAG
- the mrcB gene encoding penicillin-binding protein 1B yields MAKRPVSDDTKKTVNKRKTPAKPAAKKTTKKSTAKKTTKRKTKKATSRTWTRSIAIFLFKFSLAFSALFVLYGMYLDSKIQTRFSGPIWKTPAQIYARSLELKPGMFLPHDKLVEELVLLNYLKVAKPRTAGQFSISATKVELLRRSFTYLDGTEPNKALFLTFADNRLVSIRDQNTGKYLNSVNLDPMLLDTLQAPNQEDRILVELQDYPQLLIDTLLLVEDRNFYHHNGVSPLAIIRAAFANMNAGRTVQGGSTLTQQLVKNFFLTRQRSYWRKFNEAYMAILINYRLSKDVVLSGYLNEVYLGQNYSDGVYGFGLASYFYFGRPVPELSIDQMAFLVAVVKGPSFYDPWRYPERALERRDMIIRLLSKNGKISTAEYRAAITRPLGIIPRGHMSTTKAPAFLSLLRRELKSTFGDALYDQSGLKIFTSLDPLAQRAAETAITTSLPRLEKARHISGLETAMVVTDRQYGRVTAIVGGRNTQYAGFNRALDASRSIGSVVKPAIYLTAFEKGYDLNSPLEDKPLRLNNQYGNNWQPKNYDRKYRGEVPLYQALMQSLNVPTVNLGMALGVDNVIKSLKRLGVEKVDNHYPSMLLGALNMSPFQVSQMYQTIATAGEYHKLTSLVAVVDEDGDLVYQQSLKGQRRFDRKDTDLTIYNMTLVAKKGTARRLSWQFPGINFAGKTGSTDKLRDSWFVGLDNRDVVTVWVGRDDNKTSTLTGSSGALTVFGDYMKLRSADSLVVD; encoded by the coding sequence TTGGCTAAACGTCCCGTAAGTGATGACACAAAAAAAACTGTCAACAAACGAAAAACACCAGCAAAACCTGCGGCAAAAAAAACAACTAAGAAATCTACCGCTAAAAAAACCACGAAACGAAAAACGAAAAAGGCAACAAGTCGTACTTGGACTCGCAGTATTGCCATTTTCCTGTTTAAATTTAGTTTGGCTTTTTCGGCTCTTTTTGTTCTCTATGGTATGTATTTAGACAGTAAGATCCAAACGCGATTTTCTGGCCCTATCTGGAAGACCCCTGCGCAGATATACGCACGCAGTTTAGAACTAAAACCAGGGATGTTTTTACCACATGATAAATTGGTCGAGGAACTGGTTTTACTCAATTATTTAAAAGTAGCAAAACCACGTACTGCAGGGCAATTCTCAATATCGGCGACTAAAGTCGAATTACTGCGTCGAAGTTTTACTTATCTTGATGGAACAGAACCTAATAAAGCCTTGTTTCTTACCTTTGCTGATAACCGATTAGTCAGTATCCGTGATCAAAATACCGGTAAATATCTTAATTCAGTTAATCTTGATCCTATGCTGCTTGATACACTGCAAGCACCGAACCAAGAAGATCGTATCTTGGTTGAGTTACAAGATTATCCACAATTATTAATTGATACCTTATTATTGGTGGAAGATCGAAACTTTTACCATCATAACGGCGTATCGCCTCTTGCTATTATCCGTGCTGCGTTTGCTAATATGAATGCAGGACGAACTGTACAGGGAGGAAGTACGCTGACTCAGCAGTTAGTTAAAAACTTTTTCTTAACCCGTCAGCGCAGTTATTGGCGTAAATTCAACGAAGCGTATATGGCAATATTGATTAACTATCGTTTAAGTAAGGATGTGGTATTAAGCGGCTACCTTAACGAGGTTTATTTAGGCCAAAACTACAGTGATGGTGTATATGGTTTTGGTTTAGCTAGCTACTTTTATTTTGGCAGACCAGTACCGGAACTGAGCATAGACCAAATGGCGTTTTTGGTTGCCGTTGTTAAAGGACCGTCGTTTTATGATCCGTGGCGCTACCCTGAACGTGCACTTGAGCGTCGTGATATGATCATTCGTTTATTATCCAAGAATGGTAAGATCAGTACCGCTGAATATCGTGCCGCGATTACTAGACCGCTGGGTATTATTCCACGTGGGCACATGAGTACCACGAAAGCACCTGCGTTTTTATCGTTATTACGCCGTGAGTTAAAAAGCACGTTTGGTGATGCGCTTTATGATCAATCTGGGTTAAAAATATTTACCAGTTTGGACCCGCTTGCACAACGTGCGGCAGAAACAGCGATCACGACAAGTCTGCCTCGATTGGAAAAGGCACGTCATATTTCTGGATTAGAAACCGCCATGGTAGTGACCGACCGCCAATATGGTCGGGTTACCGCAATTGTTGGTGGCCGCAACACGCAATATGCCGGTTTTAACCGTGCGCTGGATGCTTCTCGTTCGATTGGTTCTGTGGTGAAACCCGCTATTTATTTAACTGCATTTGAAAAGGGTTATGACCTTAACTCACCGCTAGAAGATAAACCGCTGCGATTAAATAACCAGTACGGTAATAACTGGCAGCCAAAAAATTATGATCGTAAATACCGTGGAGAAGTCCCGTTATACCAAGCCTTAATGCAATCGCTTAACGTACCTACGGTTAATTTAGGCATGGCTCTGGGTGTGGATAATGTGATTAAAAGTTTAAAACGTCTAGGCGTTGAGAAAGTTGATAATCACTATCCATCGATGTTATTGGGGGCATTAAATATGTCACCATTCCAAGTATCACAAATGTATCAAACGATTGCTACAGCGGGGGAATATCATAAATTAACAAGTCTGGTTGCGGTGGTCGATGAAGACGGTGATTTAGTCTATCAGCAAAGCCTAAAAGGCCAGCGCCGTTTTGATCGTAAAGATACAGACCTGACTATTTATAATATGACGCTGGTGGCAAAAAAAGGCACTGCTCGACGGTTAAGCTGGCAATTTCCAGGTATTAACTTTGCTGGTAAAACCGGTTCGACCGATAAGTTACGTGACAGCTGGTTTGTCGGTTTAGATAATCGTGATGTGGTCACTGTTTGGGTGGGACGTGATGATAATAAAACCTCAACCTTGACTGGCTCGAGTGGAGCGTTAACTGTATTTGGTGATTATATGAAACTACGTAGTGCAGATAGCTTAGTGGTGGATTAG
- the hrpB gene encoding ATP-dependent helicase HrpB has product MAALPITAVLPDLFTALKSSNQVILQAPPGAGKSTLLPLKLLQENIFSGRILMLEPRRLAARNIAIFMASQLQQKVGEDVGYRMRGDTKVSKSTRLEVVTEGILTRMIQQDPELSDYDLIIFDEFHERSLNADIGLAFALEVQQGLRDDLNLLVMSATLDSEGLQKMLPEAKLLTAEGRCFPVSYSYHPMNLQRSTIKQALPSAITATVKLALQQQGGNILVFLPGVSEIKRCQQQLQELVNAHLQILPLYGQLTQQQQQAAINPIAAGHRKIVLATNIAETSLTIEGISVVIDSGLERRVSFSPRSGVSRLQTRRISQASATQRAGRAGRLQAGHCYRLWREEDHSRLDAQIEPEIIAADLTSTCLELKVWGVNSFTELSLLDQPSLANVQYAESLLTELGALDAGSCSQHGQALAEFGMSPRLAHMLLTAKEWESELSGISWLACRLIALLEGSERLPLDLDFALQQMTSGQFKQAQRQALQWAQRFSFVKSSSQCRNTNAYTGLLLALAYPDRIAQRRDNTGRGQDVRYMLSNGLGVKLMTDASLASAELCIVADLSLTEQGADAMVYNACEVDLAELQTWLPQLFKPQAFVQWDLKAQKLIAEQRQCLGKLVLSRQVLTDITPAQKQTAVLTGIRKAGLSVLPWNDQSKALLTRLRCAHLWLAEVGFVDYSDEALIDDLENWLLPYLTGVTGPAQMKKIPLTDALLSRLEWSLQQRLDKELPTHFTVPTGSKIKLRYNDNSAPSLPVRIQEMFGQANKPAVANGRVPIVIELLSPAMRPLQITQDLLGFWSGSYVEVKKEMKGRYPKHYWPDNPLEAMPTRRVKKHM; this is encoded by the coding sequence GTGGCAGCGTTACCGATCACCGCCGTATTACCTGATTTATTTACGGCCTTAAAATCATCCAATCAAGTGATCTTACAAGCGCCACCTGGTGCCGGTAAATCAACCTTATTACCACTTAAATTACTGCAAGAAAATATCTTTAGTGGTCGAATTTTAATGTTAGAACCAAGGCGTCTTGCTGCGCGAAATATTGCTATATTTATGGCCTCTCAGTTACAACAAAAAGTCGGAGAAGATGTTGGTTATCGTATGCGTGGTGATACTAAAGTGTCGAAATCAACACGGTTGGAAGTGGTAACTGAAGGGATCTTAACTAGGATGATCCAGCAAGACCCGGAACTCAGCGATTATGATCTCATTATATTTGATGAATTTCACGAACGCTCACTCAATGCTGATATCGGTTTAGCATTTGCGCTCGAAGTGCAGCAAGGTTTACGCGATGATTTAAATTTATTAGTGATGTCGGCAACGCTCGACAGCGAAGGGCTACAGAAAATGTTGCCAGAGGCGAAACTATTGACGGCAGAAGGGCGTTGTTTCCCTGTTTCTTATAGTTATCACCCGATGAACTTACAGCGTAGTACGATTAAGCAAGCGTTGCCGAGCGCGATAACCGCAACGGTTAAATTAGCGCTACAGCAGCAGGGTGGTAATATTCTGGTATTTTTACCTGGGGTGAGTGAAATTAAACGTTGCCAGCAACAGCTACAAGAATTAGTTAATGCGCATCTACAAATACTGCCCTTATATGGTCAATTAACGCAACAACAACAACAGGCAGCAATTAATCCTATCGCCGCAGGGCACCGCAAGATTGTATTGGCGACCAATATAGCCGAAACCTCATTAACCATTGAAGGTATTTCGGTGGTGATTGATTCTGGCCTTGAGCGCCGAGTTAGCTTCTCCCCACGCTCGGGGGTCAGCAGATTGCAAACCAGACGCATAAGCCAAGCATCAGCAACTCAGCGAGCAGGGCGTGCGGGGCGTTTACAAGCAGGGCATTGTTATCGTTTATGGCGTGAAGAAGATCACAGCCGCTTAGATGCACAAATAGAACCAGAAATTATTGCCGCTGATTTAACTTCAACCTGTTTAGAGCTTAAGGTATGGGGGGTCAATAGTTTTACGGAACTGTCATTACTCGATCAACCTTCATTGGCAAATGTGCAATATGCTGAATCGTTATTAACCGAACTTGGCGCTCTAGACGCGGGGAGTTGCAGTCAACATGGCCAAGCATTGGCTGAATTTGGTATGTCACCACGATTAGCACATATGCTGCTAACGGCAAAAGAGTGGGAAAGTGAACTGTCGGGTATTAGTTGGTTAGCCTGTCGGTTAATCGCATTACTTGAAGGCAGTGAACGCTTACCACTTGATTTGGATTTTGCATTGCAACAAATGACATCGGGGCAATTTAAACAAGCACAACGTCAAGCACTGCAGTGGGCACAACGCTTTAGCTTTGTGAAAAGCAGCAGTCAGTGCCGAAACACCAATGCTTATACCGGTTTGTTGTTAGCGTTAGCGTATCCAGACCGTATCGCACAGCGTCGTGATAATACAGGACGAGGGCAAGACGTGCGTTATATGTTAAGCAACGGACTCGGGGTTAAATTGATGACGGATGCCAGTTTAGCCAGTGCCGAATTATGCATTGTCGCAGATCTGTCATTAACCGAACAAGGTGCCGATGCCATGGTGTATAACGCTTGTGAAGTTGATTTAGCGGAGTTACAAACTTGGTTACCGCAATTATTTAAGCCACAAGCATTTGTACAATGGGATTTAAAAGCCCAAAAATTGATTGCCGAGCAGCGTCAATGTTTAGGTAAGTTGGTATTATCTCGCCAGGTATTAACTGATATAACGCCAGCACAAAAACAAACGGCAGTACTGACCGGTATCCGCAAAGCCGGGTTATCGGTATTACCTTGGAATGATCAAAGTAAAGCATTGCTCACCCGATTACGTTGTGCGCATTTATGGTTAGCGGAAGTGGGTTTTGTTGATTACAGTGATGAAGCCTTAATTGACGATCTAGAAAACTGGTTACTGCCGTACTTAACAGGCGTAACTGGGCCTGCGCAGATGAAAAAAATACCGTTAACAGATGCGTTGTTATCACGTTTGGAGTGGTCGCTACAGCAGCGCTTGGATAAAGAGTTACCCACTCATTTCACCGTGCCGACTGGATCGAAAATAAAATTGCGTTATAACGATAACAGTGCACCGAGTTTACCTGTGCGTATTCAAGAGATGTTTGGTCAAGCCAATAAACCTGCCGTTGCCAATGGTCGGGTGCCTATTGTCATTGAATTACTGTCACCAGCGATGCGTCCGCTACAAATTACCCAAGATTTATTGGGCTTTTGGAGTGGCAGTTATGTCGAGGTTAAAAAAGAAATGAAAGGCCGATATCCGAAACATTATTGGCCAGATAATCCTTTGGAAGCGATGCCGACACGACGTGTTAAAAAACATATGTAG
- a CDS encoding peptidoglycan DD-metalloendopeptidase family protein — protein MSSIKKNKLQLVLTWVLLTSVLLFIVALLPVTDKVDDSNDISVSANSVTAEITDVSKDKIATLPSESSPQAVLPDPAATAMPAGTLLTDDPRSPLYEASAANATITELAVAEIAEDLAKSYPKTINYVIKKGDTLGAIFEQLDLSQTSLYQILEVDLNVLALDSIKPGQTLVFTEFEGELTRLELQVSLGHQVVYKRLGESGFEFEEINVEGEWRDHSYIGTVENSFSGSAKQAGLSLFEAQFIATLLKDKINFSRDLRSGDTFKVLVSRQYIGDKLTGENRIDAVSINNRNRDISAYLYEGSYYDEAGLSIERAFVRRPVSSKYRISSSFNPRRVHPVTGLLRPHNGTDFATPIGTPVYATGDGIVSRVVNHKYAGLYIEISNGQTFRTRFLHLSKALVRKGQRIKRGQKIALSGNSGRVTGPHLHYELHIRGRAVNAMTADIPIASAIDKRQQAAFKLALNGYHAAWEQAKS, from the coding sequence ATGTCGTCAATTAAAAAAAATAAATTACAGTTAGTGCTAACGTGGGTGCTATTAACAAGTGTATTACTTTTCATTGTCGCGTTATTACCAGTGACAGATAAAGTCGATGACAGTAATGATATCAGCGTCAGTGCTAATTCTGTTACCGCTGAAATTACGGATGTATCGAAAGACAAAATAGCCACGTTACCATCTGAATCATCGCCACAAGCAGTATTACCTGATCCCGCTGCGACCGCGATGCCTGCGGGGACGTTACTTACTGATGATCCTCGTTCACCACTTTACGAAGCAAGCGCTGCTAACGCGACGATTACTGAATTGGCCGTTGCAGAAATCGCTGAGGATCTTGCAAAGTCTTATCCAAAAACCATTAACTACGTGATTAAAAAGGGTGACACCTTAGGGGCTATTTTTGAGCAATTAGATTTAAGTCAAACGAGTTTATATCAAATACTGGAAGTAGATTTAAACGTTCTGGCGTTAGATAGCATTAAACCCGGACAAACCTTAGTATTCACCGAGTTTGAAGGCGAATTAACGCGTTTGGAATTACAAGTAAGTCTTGGTCATCAAGTCGTTTATAAGCGTTTAGGTGAGAGCGGTTTCGAGTTTGAAGAGATAAATGTTGAAGGTGAATGGCGAGACCATAGTTACATAGGTACCGTTGAAAATAGCTTTTCTGGTTCGGCAAAGCAAGCAGGACTATCGTTATTTGAAGCACAATTCATTGCGACGTTATTAAAAGATAAAATTAATTTTAGTCGAGATTTACGCAGCGGAGATACCTTTAAAGTCTTAGTGTCTCGTCAATATATTGGAGATAAACTCACAGGTGAAAATCGTATTGATGCGGTAAGTATTAATAATCGTAATCGTGACATTAGTGCCTATTTGTATGAAGGTAGTTATTATGACGAAGCAGGTCTGAGTATTGAACGCGCTTTTGTGCGTCGTCCTGTTAGCAGTAAATATCGTATATCATCAAGCTTTAATCCAAGGCGTGTACACCCAGTGACAGGTTTATTACGTCCGCATAACGGTACCGATTTTGCGACGCCAATTGGTACCCCTGTGTATGCAACGGGTGATGGTATTGTGTCGCGAGTGGTTAATCATAAGTATGCAGGACTGTATATTGAAATCTCAAATGGTCAAACATTCCGTACTCGTTTTTTACACTTAAGTAAGGCGCTGGTGAGAAAAGGTCAACGAATAAAACGTGGACAAAAAATTGCGTTATCGGGTAATAGTGGCCGTGTTACTGGACCTCATTTACATTACGAGCTACACATACGTGGCCGTGCCGTTAATGCGATGACTGCGGACATACCTATTGCGTCGGCAATTGATAAACGTCAACAAGCGGCATTTAAACTGGCGTTAAATGGCTATCATGCAGCTTGGGAGCAAGCTAAAAGCTAA
- a CDS encoding PACE efflux transporter gives MGTIERVIQAVLFEVLAVTLSIIGLVLFTDHDIDSLSETMIVIASIAMVWNYLFNRSFDRFAKGSKAKRSFSLRIVHVILFEAGLLFFTIPVMAYILDVSLWQAFVMDLGVTIFITIYAFMFNLIYDHARVFVLQNRVVNA, from the coding sequence ATGGGAACGATAGAAAGAGTCATTCAAGCGGTGTTATTTGAAGTACTGGCTGTCACATTATCGATCATAGGTTTAGTCTTGTTCACAGATCATGATATTGACTCATTATCAGAGACAATGATAGTTATCGCCAGCATCGCCATGGTCTGGAACTATTTATTCAATCGGTCTTTTGACCGTTTTGCAAAGGGAAGCAAAGCCAAACGCTCATTCTCGTTGCGTATTGTTCACGTCATTTTATTTGAAGCAGGTTTATTATTTTTCACTATTCCCGTTATGGCTTATATTTTAGACGTCAGCTTGTGGCAAGCCTTCGTCATGGATTTAGGCGTGACTATTTTTATTACTATCTATGCGTTTATGTTTAACTTGATTTACGATCACGCCAGAGTTTTTGTATTACAAAATAGAGTCGTAAATGCTTAA
- a CDS encoding LysE family translocator, whose translation MDIGYWVMFLTASLALNMTPGPDLIFVLTKTVSHGRKTGVVAAVGVCSGALVHVAAAALGLSAIIVSSAYAFMLIKIIGVGYLIYLAWQAFTASGGIELTATGHTDGDSSSQMSHWKIFKQGVLIDVLNPKAAIFFMAFLPQFVREGHGSISTQLLLLGLIVVIGAFVVELGYIFVAHRLTKKVKGNQSFTLWLNRTVGAVFVGLGIKLAAT comes from the coding sequence ATGGATATTGGTTACTGGGTAATGTTTCTTACCGCATCACTGGCATTAAATATGACGCCGGGTCCGGATCTGATATTTGTACTAACTAAGACGGTTAGCCATGGTCGTAAAACGGGCGTTGTTGCCGCTGTAGGGGTTTGCTCTGGTGCTTTGGTGCACGTAGCTGCCGCAGCATTAGGTTTATCTGCGATCATCGTGTCTTCCGCTTATGCTTTTATGCTCATTAAAATCATTGGAGTGGGTTATCTTATTTATTTGGCTTGGCAGGCATTCACTGCATCTGGTGGTATTGAATTAACAGCCACTGGCCATACTGATGGTGACTCATCATCGCAAATGTCGCATTGGAAAATATTCAAACAAGGGGTATTAATCGATGTCCTCAACCCCAAGGCTGCGATCTTTTTCATGGCTTTTTTACCACAGTTTGTGCGTGAAGGGCATGGTTCGATCTCAACGCAATTATTGTTATTGGGTTTGATTGTGGTGATTGGTGCATTTGTGGTGGAACTCGGTTATATCTTTGTTGCCCATCGCTTAACCAAAAAAGTAAAAGGTAACCAAAGTTTTACGCTGTGGCTTAATCGGACGGTTGGCGCTGTTTTTGTGGGGCTTGGGATCAAACTCGCTGCTACATAA
- the rlmF gene encoding 23S rRNA (adenine(1618)-N(6))-methyltransferase RlmF: MTKKIATLHPRNPHQGRYDLTALVKTYPALKAYITLNPRGEETVDFSDDKAVVCLNSALLAHFYQVPNWQIPTGYLCPPIPGRADYIHYIADLLAEMNNGDVPTGKRVKALDIGTGANCIYPILGHRSYGWGFVGTDIDTVAAKTANVIVQANPSLNKAIKIVLKKTPGSTFKGVIKYNDKYAVTVCNPPFHASMEDAAAGTERKINNLHKGKAAPANTTKLNFGGQNTELWCEGGELRFVKDMAKESKDFAEQVCWFTSLISKGEHIEELEQHLYTLGAKQIRVIPMSQGQKISRILAWSFMDTDEQLQWATDNW; the protein is encoded by the coding sequence ATGACTAAAAAAATCGCTACATTGCATCCCCGTAATCCACATCAGGGACGTTATGATTTAACAGCCTTAGTTAAAACATACCCAGCGTTAAAAGCGTACATAACGCTAAATCCTCGTGGAGAAGAAACGGTCGATTTTAGTGATGATAAAGCCGTCGTTTGCTTGAACAGTGCATTATTGGCCCATTTTTACCAAGTACCAAATTGGCAGATTCCAACAGGTTATTTATGTCCGCCAATCCCTGGACGTGCGGATTACATTCACTATATTGCCGATCTACTGGCAGAAATGAATAATGGTGACGTACCAACAGGTAAGCGTGTTAAAGCGTTAGACATTGGTACTGGCGCTAACTGTATTTATCCTATTCTTGGTCATCGCAGCTATGGCTGGGGTTTTGTGGGTACTGATATTGATACGGTAGCAGCAAAAACAGCGAATGTGATCGTGCAAGCAAACCCAAGCTTAAATAAAGCGATTAAGATTGTATTGAAAAAAACGCCAGGTAGTACCTTTAAAGGCGTCATTAAATATAACGACAAATATGCGGTGACAGTTTGTAATCCGCCGTTCCATGCATCAATGGAAGATGCCGCAGCAGGTACTGAGCGTAAGATTAACAACCTGCACAAAGGTAAGGCTGCGCCAGCCAATACCACGAAGTTGAATTTCGGTGGTCAGAACACTGAGCTTTGGTGTGAAGGTGGCGAATTACGCTTTGTTAAAGACATGGCGAAAGAAAGTAAAGATTTCGCTGAACAAGTATGTTGGTTCACAAGTCTTATTTCAAAGGGTGAGCATATCGAAGAGCTTGAACAACATTTATACACGTTAGGTGCAAAACAAATCCGCGTGATCCCTATGTCGCAAGGTCAAAAAATCAGTCGTATATTAGCGTGGAGCTTTATGGATACTGATGAGCAACTGCAATGGGCTACCGATAACTGGTAG
- a CDS encoding GNAT family N-acetyltransferase, translated as MDIIRPVKVTDAHALSALFSQLNNETPFMAMGEKNSATELSEHLALFINSATQVLYVIERDNYKLIGFAIGITGYISGDSQTASLVIGIQQASIGLGLGRKLLAHVEEWARLSKLKQLELTVMIANENAIVFYKNNGFKQLVSKQQAMIDDLTENELYMVKPLI; from the coding sequence ATGGACATCATTCGACCAGTCAAAGTGACGGATGCTCACGCGTTATCAGCGTTATTTTCGCAACTGAATAACGAAACGCCGTTTATGGCCATGGGTGAGAAAAATAGTGCGACTGAACTCAGCGAGCACCTGGCGTTATTTATCAATTCAGCAACCCAAGTACTCTATGTCATAGAACGAGATAATTATAAACTGATCGGTTTTGCGATAGGCATAACAGGTTATATTAGTGGTGATAGTCAGACCGCATCTTTGGTTATTGGTATTCAGCAAGCGAGTATCGGTTTGGGGCTCGGCAGAAAATTATTGGCACACGTAGAAGAGTGGGCACGCCTGTCTAAATTAAAACAACTAGAATTAACCGTCATGATAGCCAATGAAAACGCGATAGTATTTTATAAAAACAATGGCTTTAAGCAATTAGTATCAAAGCAGCAAGCTATGATTGACGACCTTACTGAAAATGAATTATATATGGTAAAGCCGTTAATTTAG
- a CDS encoding LysR family transcriptional regulator encodes MYSFEQLNVFVTVCEQGSFSAAARKLKRAQSGVSQAIANLEITINQELFNREKNIPVLTENGKALLPIAKSILHQQKYFDQKVESLTKEYEHELVIAVDESLMNNELLQILAPLADQFPITNFDIITTSTFDVEELVQKGKAQVGIVYADSELKVDMDFFLLGQARFLTIASPNHELTRLPIVQDSDLKRYRQCVHRSAKQKELWFSYGISAMIWYANTHQTLVELVHNGIGWANVPELLVKKNIQQGKIVSLPVAHEYNGWLTPIGCLVSRSRSSGPVLASVTDLLQRYCFVDEHWELRAS; translated from the coding sequence ATGTACAGCTTTGAACAACTAAACGTTTTTGTCACAGTATGTGAACAGGGGTCTTTTTCGGCTGCGGCACGTAAACTGAAACGTGCTCAGTCAGGCGTAAGCCAAGCGATTGCTAATTTAGAAATAACAATTAATCAAGAATTGTTCAATCGTGAAAAGAATATACCTGTGTTAACTGAAAACGGAAAGGCATTACTGCCGATTGCGAAATCAATACTGCACCAACAGAAATATTTTGACCAAAAAGTTGAGTCTTTAACGAAAGAATATGAGCATGAGCTGGTGATTGCGGTAGATGAAAGTTTAATGAATAATGAGTTGTTACAAATACTGGCTCCTCTTGCAGATCAATTTCCCATCACTAATTTCGATATAATAACGACGTCTACCTTTGATGTCGAAGAATTGGTTCAAAAAGGTAAAGCACAAGTGGGTATCGTTTATGCTGATAGTGAATTGAAGGTAGATATGGATTTTTTTCTGCTTGGTCAAGCTCGATTTTTGACGATCGCATCACCAAATCACGAATTGACAAGGCTACCTATAGTGCAAGATTCTGATTTAAAAAGGTATCGCCAATGCGTACATCGAAGTGCTAAACAAAAAGAGCTTTGGTTTAGTTACGGTATCAGCGCTATGATTTGGTATGCAAATACGCATCAAACCCTTGTAGAGCTAGTGCATAATGGTATTGGATGGGCAAATGTACCTGAGTTACTCGTAAAGAAAAATATCCAACAAGGGAAAATAGTCTCTTTACCTGTTGCGCATGAGTACAACGGTTGGCTAACACCTATTGGATGTTTAGTCTCTCGAAGTCGTTCTTCTGGACCTGTATTAGCAAGTGTAACTGACTTATTACAGCGCTATTGTTTTGTTGATGAACATTGGGAATTAAGGGCGTCATAG
- the arfB gene encoding alternative ribosome rescue aminoacyl-tRNA hydrolase ArfB: protein MVFISSNVSIPDSEIDIQAIRAQGAGGQNVNKVSTAIHLRFDIKASSLPEFYKERLLALSDHRITKDGVIIIKSQESRSQDYNKQVAFERLVELIKQATVIQKARRATKPSRNAKKKRMDTKTQRGKTKNMRGKVSF from the coding sequence ATGGTTTTCATCTCTAGCAATGTATCAATTCCCGATTCAGAAATTGATATTCAAGCCATCCGCGCACAAGGCGCCGGTGGTCAAAACGTCAATAAAGTATCAACGGCGATCCATTTACGTTTTGATATTAAGGCGTCTTCACTACCCGAATTTTATAAAGAGAGGTTATTAGCGTTAAGTGATCATCGCATTACCAAAGATGGTGTGATCATCATTAAATCGCAAGAATCACGTAGTCAGGATTATAACAAACAGGTGGCATTTGAACGTTTAGTTGAATTGATTAAGCAGGCGACCGTGATCCAAAAGGCACGTCGTGCTACCAAGCCGAGTCGCAATGCCAAAAAGAAACGTATGGACACTAAAACTCAGCGTGGTAAAACCAAAAATATGCGCGGTAAAGTTAGCTTTTAG